A segment of the Vagococcus hydrophili genome:
AGAGTATGTGGTCATTCTTGATCCTGGTCATGGCGGGAACGATCCTGGTGCCAATACAAATGACGAGAAAGTCTACGAAAAAGAACTAACCCTAAAAACAGCCCAAGTTGTTAAACATGAATTAGAAGATAAAGGCTACACCGTCTTAATGACGCGTAACAAAGACGAGTTTGTCTCTTTATCAAAAATTGCTGATATTAGCAATAAGAGTAATGCCGATGTCTTTTTAAGTTTCCACTATGATTCAACAGGAAGCCCTAACGAAGGCTCAGGCACAACGACTTTCTATCGTAACAAAAACGGACAAGCCTTGGCACAATCTGTCAATGATCAAATTGCTAGTATCTTACCACTTGAAAATCGTGGTTTCGGTGTTCAAGATTATCAAGTCCTAAGAGAAAATGATAAACCAGCTGTGTTACTAGAGCTTGGCTATATCAATAATGATTCTGACGCAGCTTATGCTCAAAGTAATAAGTATCATAAAAAAGTCGGCGAAGCTGTTTACCACGGTGTGACGAACTACTTTTTAGAAATGAATAAGCAAAATTAATAAAAAGCGTTTAGCTCCGATAAACAGGAGCTAAACGCTTTTTTTATTCTTTATTATAATCCGGGTTCAAATCGCAACTTTGTTTATGCGATAAGTCCCCATACTAAAGCTGCTAAGATTCCGCCTAAGAATGGTCCTACGATTGGTACCCATGAATAACCCCAATCAGATTCACCTTTGTTTTTAATTGGTAACAATTGGTGAGCGATACGCGGACCTAAGTCCCTTGCTGGGTTGATGGCATATCCTGTAGGTCCACCTAATGATAAACCTAGAGATAAGATTAACACACCAACGATTAATGGATTCATGCCATCAGCAAATGTGTATTTAGAAAATGCTAATAGTGTAAATACTAAAACAAATGTTCCAATTAACTCAGTAATCATATTAGAAATAGGTTTTCTAATGGCTGGTCCTGTAGCAAACGTTCCTAAGATTGTTGCTTGATCTTCTGTTGCATCATAATGAGGTAAATATGTAATATAAACTAACATACCACCCACAATACCACCGACTACTTGCGCGATGATAAATGGTACGACTAAGTTCCATGAGAAGTTACCTGCCACTGCCATCCCAACTGTTACTGCTGGGTTTAAGTGAGCTGGTCCCATAAAGCTGGACATGTATACTGCCATGGTTACAGCAGCACCCCAACCTAATGTGATAACAACCCAACCAGCACCTTCTGCTTTACTCTTTTTCAAGCAGACAGCTGCTACAACGCCATTCCCTAATAAAATTAACATCATTGTTCCTAAAAATTCACTAAAAATCTGTAAAGTATCCCCGCTCATATCCTCTTCTCCTTTAAATCAGTGGATTAGCTCCTACCGTTATTTTTTCACACGTTTGAACATTTGTGTTGCAGCCACTGCATCTTTCCAACCTGCGTACAAGTCGTCACGTTCTTCTGCTTCCATTTTTGGTGAGAATGTTGCGCCTTCACCTTGGAATTGTTGTAAGTCATCTAAATCTTTCCAGAAACCTACTGCAAGACCTGCTAAGTATGCAGCACCTAATGCTGTTGTTTCTAAATTAGGAGCACGTGTTACATTTGTGTCTAAGATATCTGCTTGGAATTGCATTAATAATTCGTTCTTAGCTGCGCCACCATCCACTTTAAGAACAGGAATATCGATACCTGAATCTTCTTTCATTGCTTCAATCACGTCTTTTGATTGATAAGCAATCGATTGTAGTGTTGCTTTAACAAAATCTTCTTTACTTGTTCCACGAGTTAAACCAAAGACAGAACCACGGGCATCTGAATCCCAATATGGTGCGCCCAATCCTGTAAAGGCTGGAACAACATAAACACTATTGTCTGATGTTGATGCTTTCGCTAACGCTTCTGATTCTGGTGCTGATTCAAACATTCTTAACCCATCACGTAACCATTGAATCGCAGAACCTGCCACAAACACACTACCTTCTAAAGCATAGTAAACTTTGCCATTAATTCCGTAACCAATTGTAGTTAATAAATTATTTTTAGAAATTTGAGGTTTTTCACCTGTATTCATAACGATAAATGCACCAGTACCATATGTATTTTTAATCATACCTGGTTCGAATGCCAATTGACCAAATAATGCTGCCTGTTGATCTCCTGCCATACCAGCGATTGGTACTTCATGACCATAAAAATGATAGCTTTGAGTATAACCATAAATTTCTGAATTACTTTTTACTTCTGGAAGTAAGGCACTAGGAATATTTAATAAGTCCAAAATCTCTTGATCCCATTTGAGATCCATAATGTTATACATCATTGTTCTTGCTGCATTTGAATAATCCGTTACATGGACATTCCCATCTGTTAATTTCCATAGTAACCATGTATCGATTGTACCAAAGGCTAATTCACCTTTTTCAGCTCGCTCTTGTGCGCCTTCAACATGATCTAAAATCCAACGAACTTTCGTTGCTGAGAAGTACGCATCGACTACTAAACCAGTTTTACTATGAATCATGTCAGCGTGACCGTCTTCTTTTAACTGATTAGCAATTGGTGCTGATTGGCGTGATTGCCAAACAATTGCATTATAAATTGGTTTACCTGTTTTTCGGTCCCAAATAATTGTTGTTTCACGTTGGTTAGTAATCCCGATTCCTTTAATATGATCTGGACGAACACCTGACTCAATGAGAGCTCCTGCGATAACAGATTGCACAGAGTTCCAAATTTCATTTGCGTTATGCTCTACCCAGCCTGGTTCTGGGAAAAACTGTGTGAATTCTTTTTGTGAACTTCCAACTTTATTTCCTGATTTGTCAAAAATAATTGCTCGTGAACTTGTTGTACCTTGGTCAATCGCCATAATGTATTGTTGTTCTGTCATATTTTTTCCTCCTCTAAAAGATAACGCTTTCTTTTGATACCTATATCATACCATTTTTTCACAATTTAAATAGTCATTTGCTCAAAAAAAATGAAAAAAAATAGAAAAAACTAATCAAATTAGTCTTTTCTACTTATGTTATTTATAATCTGTATCAAAGAAGATAGTCACGGGGCCGTCATTCTCTAAAGTGATTGACATATGGGCTCCAAATTTACCTTCAATAACGTCTAACTTGTTTTTTCTAAGTTCTTGATTAAAGTATTGGTATAGTTCTGAAGCTATATCTGGATGGGCTGATTTAGTAAAACTCGGGCGATTGCCTTTCTTCGTATCAGCTAGTAATGTAAACTGAGAAATCGACAATATTTTTCCACCGACTTGATGGATATCCAAATTCATTTTCTCATTCTCATCTTCGAAAATGCGCAATTGACTAATCTTTTTAGCCAGATAATCTGCTTCTTTTTTAGTATCGCCTTCTTTGATACCTACTAATAAAACATACCCTTTTTCAATTTTACCTAGTTCTTCATTTTCAACGACAACATTTCCATGATTAACCTTTTGTAAAACAACTCTCACTTAAATTAGCTCCTTTTAGCCGTTTGTTCGACGAACACTATAGACTTCTGGAACGGCTTTTATTTTTTCAACAATCTGTTCTAAATGACTCAAATTTTGAATCGATATCGTTAAATGAATGACAGCCATTTTATTCTTAGCTGGTTTTGCTTCCACGCCAACTAAACGTTTTGTATGAGCGTTAACAACAAGCAGCACATCATTTAGTAAACCACTGCGATTATAACCATAAATTTCTAAATCAGCATTGTATTCTTGTTTACTATTTGCGTCAGCATCTTCCCAGTCAACATCAATCTGACGGTTTTGAACATCTGGCGAGCTATTCATATTGGCACAGTCTTTTCTATGGATGGAAATTCCACGACCCTTAGTAATATAACCCACAATTTCATCACCTGGAACAGGATTACAACAACGACTGATTCGAACAAGTAAATTATCCGCTCCTTGAATTACCACGCCACCTTCATGACGAATCTTCATTTTCGTTGCATCTTTCTTTTGAACAGGTTGATTCATTAATTCTTCGGCTTCTTCTTGTTGTTTCTTAACCCCACGCTCTTTACGTTCCTTTTCAGTCAAACGGTTATAAACAACTTGAGTCGTCACCTCACCAAAACCAACTGATGCAAATAAATCATCCACCGTTTGATAATTAAAACGCTCAATGGCATCAGCTAACTTATCTTTTGATAAGAAATCTTTTGGTGCAAAATCATTATCTAATAGCATTCTTTCTAAAGCTGTACGACCTTTATGAATATTTTCATCTCGATCCTTATCTTTAAAGAAACGTTTAATTTTATTTTTAGCTCGACTTGTTGCCACTAAATTAACCCAATCGCGACTTGGACCAAATGAATTGGCAGACGTTAACACTTCAATGATATCTCCATTTTTAAGTTTATAATCAAGAGGAACCATTTTACCGTTTACTTTAACACCTGTTGTTTTATTCCCAACTTCTGTATGGATATTGTAAGAAAAATCAAGAGGGCCTGATCCTTTAGGTAGCTCTGTTACATCACCTTTAGGCGTAAACACATACACTTTATCACTAAAGATCTCACCTTTTACATTTTCCATAAAGTCTGAGGCATTGTATCCTTCATCCTGAAGTTCAATAATTTCACGTAACAAACTGATTTGGTTCGCGTTATTATCTTCTTGCTTTTCTGTTTTTCCTTCTTTATAAGCCCAGTGAGCAGCCACCCCAAATTCAGCAATTTGGTGCATTTCATGAGTTCTAATTTGAATCTCAATTGGGTTTCCTTTCGGACCAATAACAGTTGTATGGAGAGATTGATACATGTTACTCTTAGGAACGGCAATGTAATCTTTAAATCGACCTGGCAGAGGTTTCCACTTACTATGAATTGCCCCTAAAACTGCGTAACAGTCTTTAATTGAATCAACCAACACACGAATCGCTAGTAAATCATAGATTTCAGCAAATTCTTTTTTCTTATCTTTCATTTTACGGTAAATTGAATAAATGTGTTTAGGACGACCATAAATCTCAGCGTCCATATTCATCTCTTTGGTTGCTTCACCAATTTCTTCAACAGTTTGATTCACGTACATTTCACGCTCACCACGTTTTGAATTCATTAGGTGAACAATTCGGTAATACTGTCTTGGATTTAAGTAACGTAACGAACGATCTTCTAATTCCCATTTAATCAAACTAATCCCTAAACGATGGGCAAGTGGTGCATAAATTTCTAAGGTTTCTTTGGCAATGCGACGTTGTTTGTCTTCTCTTAAATGGTTAAGTGTTCGCATATTGTGCACTCTATCTGCTAGTTTTACCATGATTACTCGTAAGTCTTGAGACATGGCAAGTAGCATTTTACGGTGATTTTCTGCTAGTTGTTCTTCATGAGATTTATATTTTATTTTACCTAGTTTAGTTACACCATCTACTAACATAGCAACATCTGGACCAAACTCTTTTTCTAAATCTTTTAACGTTATGTCTGTATCTTCTACTACATCATGTAAAAATCCAGTCGCAACCGTATGTGGGTCCATTTTTAACTCCGCCAAAATCCCAGCTACTTGGATGGGATGATTAATATACGGTTCTCCCGACTGTCTAAATTGAGTTGAGTGAGCTTCTGTTGCATAATCACATGCTTTTTGAACAAAATCTACATGTTCTTGACTCATATAACTAGCGACAATTTTCATGACATCCTGGTCTGTTAATACTTTTTCTTTTGGCATATGACCCCTCCTTTTTTAATATTAAAAAAAAGTACTATTGTAGTACTTTTACTGTTTTTAGATTACATTAATTATACTCACTTTATTTTGTTATTTCAATCATTTAAAACGAGACTTTCATGATACTTTCTAAAAAAACATTCAGAGATATCTTTGAATGTTTCTTTTTTTATGTTAATATACACTCAAATAATAATTAGTTCTAGAAAGGAAGTTAATGCATGATAAACACCCAAAAAGACTCTGCTACAAAAATGTTAGAGAGTTTTGACCCTAAAAGAATTAGTACTTTTTTTAAATTAATGTCCGAAGAAATTCGGTTTAAACTGACCTTAATTTTAGCCTATGAAGGAGAGATGTGTGTCAGTGATTTAGCTAAACATACGGAGACTTCTATTTCTACAACGTCTCATCACTTACAAATTCTAAAAAAAAATGAAGTCATTGAAAGCAGGCGTGAAGGAAAGCAAATTTTTTATTTTATTCAAAATAAACGCGTGCTTCACTTTATCAAAGTCGGTTTAGACTTTAGTAATATTCCCAAATACTAGAAAGGAAGTTTCCTATGAAAAAAAATAGTTTACTCATTAGAATCATTTTTTACGGTCTACTCTTAAGTTGCTTGATCGGTATCATCTCTTTTATCTTTATTTTCTTAGAAAGTAATATCTCTCATTATGTTTGGGGAAACTTACTACCAAGCTCACCTTTTAAAACAGGCTTCACCTTAGTCTTTTGCTTAATCGGTGGCGTTTTAATCGGGAAGTTAAGAGAAAAATGGGGCGATTACCCAGAAACAGCTCATCACACGATTGATGACTTAAAAAAGAATCGCACAGTGGATTATCGACCTGTCTTTAAAAGTTTATCCGTTGCCCTTCTTATTTTAATTTTTGGTGCAGGGGTTGGTCCTGAGGCGGCTCTTTTAAGTGCGATTGTCATGCTTTCAATTTGGGAAGCAGATAAAATGCGTTATCTCTTCTTTAATCAGGAAACTTTTTTACAACTTACACCAACTGAAAGAATGAAACGAATGCTCCACCCAACAAAATATCTCGTTACTTTCAATTCAGAAACATCTATTAAAGATGAACACCTGTTAACAACTAAAAAAAATATCAATCGTTTCTTTATTGTAAATGGCTTAGTTAGTTTCGTGATTCTAATGAAATTAACCAAACAACCTTCTTTCATCAGTAAAATGGGAGATTCCAACTGGCAAATTAAGGAAATCCTTTTACTGATTCCTTTAATTATTTTAGGTCTATTTTCTGGAAAATTATACCGTATCTTCCAAAAACAAATGAAAGTTTGGTTTTCTTTTTGGCCAGATAAACCAGTTTATAAAGCATTAATTGGATCTATCGCTATTTTCTTAATTGGAACATTTACGCCTAATTTATTGTTTTCAGGTCAAGTTACCTTGGGTGATGTACCCACGCAACACGCTAAATTATCCGTTATTGTTTTAATTTTAGCTGTTGTCGTTAAATTAGTCTTCTTACAAATTTGCTTAAACACTGGCTGGATTGGCGGAGATATTTTCCCAATTGTCTTTTCTTCTATTTTATTAGGCTTTGCCATCTCACAATTACTACCAAGCTTTGATGCTATTTTCATTGTGGCTACAATTGCGACGGCTATGGCCGTGACCATCTTAGAAGCACCTGTTGCTGTGGCGATTTTTACCGCACTATTTTTCCCACTTCACATTACTCCGATTATTTTAGTAACAGCCTTTATCTTGAAATTCGCTAAACAAGCTGTCACTAAAATGAAAACAGCGAAAGGACTTAACTAATGTTTGGTTTATTACTTGGATTTAAACGTCTTGGTCAATGTTTAGCTCGTTGTTTCAAAAAAGATGAGGTCAAAGCTTTACTGATTACAACTGGCTCTGTCCTTTTACTTGGTACTATTTTTTATCATAATGTAGAAAAAATGGCTTACATTGATTCCTTTTATTTTAGTTTTGTAACCTTAGCTACGATTGGTTATGGAGATTTATATCCAGTTACAGTTCTTGGAAAACTTTTCACCGTTGTTTACAGTATTCTAGGACTTGGATTGGTTAGTTTATCTGCTGGGATTATCGCTCGTGAAGTGATTCAACTTAGACAAAATGAAACATGCGAGGACAAAGAAAAAAGAACCGATGACAAATAATTTTGTCGTTGGTTCTTTTTTGGATTCTTACTTTTCAAGCTCATTACGAATTGCCAGCATCTCTTCTTCTAAAATAGATAAAGATTGAGCCGTTCTTTCTAAACGATGTGACAAATTTTCATCTGTCACACCTTCCTTATATCTTAATCCATGCTCTAAACTTGCCCAGTAATCCATGGCAATTGTTCTAAATTGAATTTCCACTTTAATATGCTTCGTTTCTTTAAAGAAAAAGACTGGAATTTCTAAAATCACATGTAGACTTCGGTAACCACTTGGTTTGGGATTTTTGATATAGTCTTTGATTTCCAAGACATTAATATCCGTCTGTTCCGAGAGCGACTCCAACACCATGTAAATATCATCTGCATAAGCACAAATCACACGAATACCCGCTACATCAGCCAGTTCTTCAGCGACAACTCCTTTAGAAAAAGGCAGTCCTTTACGGTCTAATTTTAAGACAATACTTTTCAATGTTTTTACTCTACTTTGAATTTGATGGATTGTATTATTTCGCCCCATATTGGATGAACTGCTTAATTCACGGTCAATAATTCTTAATTTGGTTTCGACCTCATCAATAGCTGATTGATAATAAATAATTAATTTTCGATAAGTTTCTAAAGCTCCTACATAAAAATGAGATTTTGGATCCACATCATTGACTAACTTAATTAAATCTTCTGTTAAATACTCCATGATTTACACCTCTTCTAATCTTATATATTTATCATAACCTGTTTTTATGACTTTTTCTCGATTAAATTAATTAAAATTGTATAAAAATTAGAGTGGTGAGAAAAGCGTTTAGCTTCAAGCAACTGGAGGAAATCAAAAATAATTCACGCTTTTGGAAT
Coding sequences within it:
- a CDS encoding potassium channel family protein, whose protein sequence is MFGLLLGFKRLGQCLARCFKKDEVKALLITTGSVLLLGTIFYHNVEKMAYIDSFYFSFVTLATIGYGDLYPVTVLGKLFTVVYSILGLGLVSLSAGIIAREVIQLRQNETCEDKEKRTDDK
- a CDS encoding chloride channel protein, which translates into the protein MKKNSLLIRIIFYGLLLSCLIGIISFIFIFLESNISHYVWGNLLPSSPFKTGFTLVFCLIGGVLIGKLREKWGDYPETAHHTIDDLKKNRTVDYRPVFKSLSVALLILIFGAGVGPEAALLSAIVMLSIWEADKMRYLFFNQETFLQLTPTERMKRMLHPTKYLVTFNSETSIKDEHLLTTKKNINRFFIVNGLVSFVILMKLTKQPSFISKMGDSNWQIKEILLLIPLIILGLFSGKLYRIFQKQMKVWFSFWPDKPVYKALIGSIAIFLIGTFTPNLLFSGQVTLGDVPTQHAKLSVIVLILAVVVKLVFLQICLNTGWIGGDIFPIVFSSILLGFAISQLLPSFDAIFIVATIATAMAVTILEAPVAVAIFTALFFPLHITPIILVTAFILKFAKQAVTKMKTAKGLN
- a CDS encoding RelA/SpoT family protein, which translates into the protein MPKEKVLTDQDVMKIVASYMSQEHVDFVQKACDYATEAHSTQFRQSGEPYINHPIQVAGILAELKMDPHTVATGFLHDVVEDTDITLKDLEKEFGPDVAMLVDGVTKLGKIKYKSHEEQLAENHRKMLLAMSQDLRVIMVKLADRVHNMRTLNHLREDKQRRIAKETLEIYAPLAHRLGISLIKWELEDRSLRYLNPRQYYRIVHLMNSKRGEREMYVNQTVEEIGEATKEMNMDAEIYGRPKHIYSIYRKMKDKKKEFAEIYDLLAIRVLVDSIKDCYAVLGAIHSKWKPLPGRFKDYIAVPKSNMYQSLHTTVIGPKGNPIEIQIRTHEMHQIAEFGVAAHWAYKEGKTEKQEDNNANQISLLREIIELQDEGYNASDFMENVKGEIFSDKVYVFTPKGDVTELPKGSGPLDFSYNIHTEVGNKTTGVKVNGKMVPLDYKLKNGDIIEVLTSANSFGPSRDWVNLVATSRAKNKIKRFFKDKDRDENIHKGRTALERMLLDNDFAPKDFLSKDKLADAIERFNYQTVDDLFASVGFGEVTTQVVYNRLTEKERKERGVKKQQEEAEELMNQPVQKKDATKMKIRHEGGVVIQGADNLLVRISRCCNPVPGDEIVGYITKGRGISIHRKDCANMNSSPDVQNRQIDVDWEDADANSKQEYNADLEIYGYNRSGLLNDVLLVVNAHTKRLVGVEAKPAKNKMAVIHLTISIQNLSHLEQIVEKIKAVPEVYSVRRTNG
- the dtd gene encoding D-aminoacyl-tRNA deacylase; its protein translation is MRVVLQKVNHGNVVVENEELGKIEKGYVLLVGIKEGDTKKEADYLAKKISQLRIFEDENEKMNLDIHQVGGKILSISQFTLLADTKKGNRPSFTKSAHPDIASELYQYFNQELRKNKLDVIEGKFGAHMSITLENDGPVTIFFDTDYK
- the glpK gene encoding glycerol kinase GlpK codes for the protein MTEQQYIMAIDQGTTSSRAIIFDKSGNKVGSSQKEFTQFFPEPGWVEHNANEIWNSVQSVIAGALIESGVRPDHIKGIGITNQRETTIIWDRKTGKPIYNAIVWQSRQSAPIANQLKEDGHADMIHSKTGLVVDAYFSATKVRWILDHVEGAQERAEKGELAFGTIDTWLLWKLTDGNVHVTDYSNAARTMMYNIMDLKWDQEILDLLNIPSALLPEVKSNSEIYGYTQSYHFYGHEVPIAGMAGDQQAALFGQLAFEPGMIKNTYGTGAFIVMNTGEKPQISKNNLLTTIGYGINGKVYYALEGSVFVAGSAIQWLRDGLRMFESAPESEALAKASTSDNSVYVVPAFTGLGAPYWDSDARGSVFGLTRGTSKEDFVKATLQSIAYQSKDVIEAMKEDSGIDIPVLKVDGGAAKNELLMQFQADILDTNVTRAPNLETTALGAAYLAGLAVGFWKDLDDLQQFQGEGATFSPKMEAEERDDLYAGWKDAVAATQMFKRVKK
- a CDS encoding MIP/aquaporin family protein, producing the protein MSGDTLQIFSEFLGTMMLILLGNGVVAAVCLKKSKAEGAGWVVITLGWGAAVTMAVYMSSFMGPAHLNPAVTVGMAVAGNFSWNLVVPFIIAQVVGGIVGGMLVYITYLPHYDATEDQATILGTFATGPAIRKPISNMITELIGTFVLVFTLLAFSKYTFADGMNPLIVGVLILSLGLSLGGPTGYAINPARDLGPRIAHQLLPIKNKGESDWGYSWVPIVGPFLGGILAALVWGLIA
- a CDS encoding GTP pyrophosphokinase, with amino-acid sequence MEYLTEDLIKLVNDVDPKSHFYVGALETYRKLIIYYQSAIDEVETKLRIIDRELSSSSNMGRNNTIHQIQSRVKTLKSIVLKLDRKGLPFSKGVVAEELADVAGIRVICAYADDIYMVLESLSEQTDINVLEIKDYIKNPKPSGYRSLHVILEIPVFFFKETKHIKVEIQFRTIAMDYWASLEHGLRYKEGVTDENLSHRLERTAQSLSILEEEMLAIRNELEK
- a CDS encoding ArsR/SmtB family transcription factor, with product MINTQKDSATKMLESFDPKRISTFFKLMSEEIRFKLTLILAYEGEMCVSDLAKHTETSISTTSHHLQILKKNEVIESRREGKQIFYFIQNKRVLHFIKVGLDFSNIPKY